A DNA window from Tenuifilaceae bacterium CYCD contains the following coding sequences:
- a CDS encoding ATP-dependent endonuclease translates to MLKNKIQSEILSHLNFNPTLGQMVAIDGLANFVVNPKPDSCILLKGYAGTGKTSIIAGYVKTLEKLKVKFELLAPTGRAAKVLTEYSGTKAQTIHKCIYRQKNMKEGMGKFVLNYNKLTNAIFIVDEASMLSNFSFEDSAFGSGKLLSDLIEFIRQGNNCRLILVGDTAQLPPIGLDISPALNYSEIANFNLDVKEFFLNEVVRQQSDSGILHNATLIRTILDSGIIETPKFNVKGFDDIEKITGGELLEYLSEEYNKNGREGNVVVCYSNKRANRYNNGIRSRILFHEEELSVGDYLMVARNSYYWVEDVPEVGFIANGDIVEVTRIGKRYEMYGFQFADITIRLLDDNKQLIDVRIILDSLMMDGPSLGSEHMKNLYQQIATDYSHIKSHKARLTKIKEDPFFNAMQVKFAYAVTCHKAQGGQWPNIFIDQGFFKPEMLTREYLRWLYTAITRATNKVYLVNFDESFF, encoded by the coding sequence ATGCTTAAAAATAAAATTCAAAGTGAGATACTCTCACATTTAAACTTTAATCCTACTCTGGGGCAAATGGTTGCTATAGACGGCTTGGCAAATTTTGTTGTAAATCCTAAACCCGATAGTTGTATTCTTCTTAAAGGCTATGCAGGTACTGGAAAAACATCAATTATTGCTGGCTATGTTAAAACTTTGGAAAAACTAAAAGTTAAATTCGAACTCTTAGCACCAACAGGACGTGCCGCCAAAGTACTTACCGAGTATTCTGGCACAAAAGCCCAGACAATCCATAAATGTATTTACAGACAGAAAAACATGAAGGAGGGTATGGGAAAGTTTGTGCTAAACTATAACAAGTTAACCAACGCAATTTTTATTGTTGATGAAGCCTCAATGCTATCGAACTTTTCCTTTGAGGATAGCGCTTTTGGTTCTGGAAAATTGTTATCGGATTTAATTGAGTTTATTCGACAGGGAAATAATTGTCGTTTAATACTGGTGGGCGATACAGCACAGCTTCCTCCCATAGGACTAGATATTAGTCCAGCGCTTAACTATTCTGAAATAGCCAATTTTAACCTAGATGTAAAGGAATTTTTCCTGAATGAAGTGGTTCGTCAACAATCCGATTCGGGTATACTTCATAACGCAACATTAATAAGAACAATCCTGGACTCAGGGATAATTGAAACCCCTAAATTTAATGTTAAAGGTTTCGATGATATTGAAAAAATTACTGGAGGAGAATTGCTCGAATATCTATCCGAAGAATATAACAAAAACGGACGCGAAGGGAATGTTGTAGTGTGTTACTCCAACAAAAGGGCTAATAGATATAATAATGGAATTAGGTCAAGAATCCTTTTTCATGAAGAAGAACTTTCTGTTGGTGATTACTTAATGGTTGCTAGAAACAGTTACTATTGGGTAGAAGATGTCCCCGAGGTGGGTTTTATTGCAAACGGAGATATTGTTGAAGTAACTAGGATTGGAAAACGATATGAAATGTATGGCTTTCAGTTTGCCGATATTACTATTAGACTACTTGATGACAACAAGCAATTAATTGATGTGCGAATAATACTCGATTCCTTGATGATGGATGGCCCATCGTTAGGTTCGGAGCATATGAAAAATCTATATCAGCAAATAGCAACCGACTACTCACATATCAAAAGCCATAAGGCAAGGTTGACTAAGATTAAGGAAGACCCCTTTTTTAATGCAATGCAGGTTAAATTTGCCTATGCTGTAACATGTCATAAAGCTCAAGGCGGTCAGTGGCCAAACATTTTCATAGACCAAGGATTTTTTAAGCCTGAGATGTTAACACGGGAATACCTCCGTTGGCTTTACACTGCAATAACCAGAGCCACCAACAAGGTTTACCTTGTTAATTTCGACGAATCATTCTTCTAG
- the sfsA gene encoding sugar fermentation stimulation protein, whose amino-acid sequence MQFKNPLIHGSLIKRYKRFLADIKLDDGSIITAHCTNSGSMKSCIEEGAEVYISDSMNPARKTRYTWEMIKINGDWVGINTLNPNKLAVEILRNNLLPLLSGYTTIKPEAKYGDSRFDVYAENDKAKCFVEVKNVTLKDDIYARFPDAVTERGQKHLETLIKAKSEGYRAVMLYIIQRMDVEIFTPAFDIDHKYASKLKIATNSGVEIIPLQVKVSPLGIEPVRVLNYQL is encoded by the coding sequence ATGCAATTCAAAAATCCATTAATTCACGGCTCCCTAATTAAACGCTACAAGCGTTTCCTTGCCGATATTAAACTCGATGATGGCTCAATAATTACAGCCCACTGCACCAATTCTGGCTCAATGAAAAGTTGCATTGAGGAAGGTGCCGAGGTTTACATCTCCGACAGCATGAACCCTGCCAGAAAAACACGCTATACCTGGGAGATGATTAAGATTAATGGCGATTGGGTTGGAATAAACACATTGAATCCTAATAAACTGGCAGTGGAAATTCTCAGGAATAATTTACTACCCCTGCTATCGGGCTATACAACAATCAAGCCTGAGGCAAAATATGGTGATAGCCGATTTGATGTTTACGCTGAGAATGATAAGGCGAAATGCTTTGTTGAGGTGAAGAATGTCACCCTGAAGGATGATATTTACGCCCGTTTTCCCGATGCTGTAACTGAACGTGGACAGAAACACCTTGAAACACTCATCAAGGCAAAATCCGAAGGATACAGAGCCGTTATGCTATACATTATCCAGCGTATGGATGTTGAAATTTTCACGCCAGCGTTTGATATTGACCATAAATATGCTAGTAAACTAAAAATAGCCACCAATAGTGGAGTTGAAATAATACCCTTACAGGTTAAAGTGTCGCCACTAGGCATTGAGCCTGTAAGGGTACTTAATTATCAACTGTAA